In the genome of Urocitellus parryii isolate mUroPar1 chromosome 7, mUroPar1.hap1, whole genome shotgun sequence, the window GGCAAGGAGCCTGGGCCTAGCAGGCGGATAGGTGGCTGTTCACCTGCGCTGGTAAGTCTGGATCTGCTGTTGGATATGCTCCCGGTAGGAGCACTCAGCTGTCTTCTGAGTCACGGCTACCAGCTGGATCAACTCGGACCTGGATGCAGGAAGGAGATAGAGTAGAGAAGGACAGAATGAGctcctggggtggggctggggatgtggctcaagtgctagtatgcttgcctggcatgtgtgaggcactgggttcgattctcagcaccacataaaaaaacatattaaaaaaaaaaaaaaaaaaaaaaagaatgggttcCTGGAGCCCAGAGGCTGCTGGCCTTGGCAGCATCACCAGGAAGGAGGGCCCCCAATCCCATCTTGAAATTTCCAGAGCTAGAAGGCAGCAGCACTCAGTGCTCGCTAGTTGGGGACTACAAAGAACAAAGTGGCCCTCCCTGCCTGCACTCAGGAGCAGCCAGccctggagggcagaggctggaATGGCTGCCCAGGCTGAGGTGAGTGAGGTGAGGCGCAGAGCTTTGCCTGCAGCCACTTACTTCTCCAAGGACTTGAGGATGTAGTTGTAGTTGTTGTGCAGGAAGATGGCGCTAAGTGCTGGGTCCTCATACACCTTGGACTTGCTTAGCAAGTTCAGCTGCAGGTTGCCCAGGACTTTACCTGCACAGGGAAAGATGGCAGCCTGACCCAGATGGCCCAACCATGGGACCCAACCATGGGACTATTCCTGACTATTCCTTGTCATCCTGACTCGAGGGCCTTTTGAGCCCTTCTCAACTTCCTTGGCCCCTGAACTAGAGCTTGGGTTGCAATTCTAAGGTCAGGAGAGGGATGCACAAATAGCTGACGAAcacagaaaggggaagggagggaaaaggttTTAGAAGACACTCACAGATATAGGTGCTCAGCAGTCGCTTGCTGAATTCAGAGCTGTAGCTGGTGGCTGACGAACTGGTCTCTGTGAGAAAAGAAGTCCTGTGATGGTGGTGGCAATGGCCAAGATCCTCAGTGGCCTTCCCccacccaaggagcaggagaggaaATGCTGGGAGAGTCCCTGGCTTCCCCAGGAGAGCTGgtgcctgctgagctgctgggctgCATCCTATGGCAGGAGTGCTGCCCCTGCACTCTTTTGGGCCCCAAGGTCATGCCTTATTGTGATGGGCTGGTATAGTTAGGGAGCTAGCCCATGTCAGCAGAAAGGCTGGAGGGACAGGAGTGGAACACCAGGCTCCCCACCCCTGGCCCCAACCCATGCTGGGCGGTACTTACAAGGCCCACTTTTCCCATTTGCCAACAGCCAACTCTCAGAATGGGGTCTATCATCTTTCCACTTCCCACAATCCCCCCACCAGGCCCTTATGAGTAAGGGGGGCACACTGCCTGCAGAGCAGAAGGCCAAGTAGGGAGACTGAGGGGCTGAACATGGCAGGCTGGAGAGGCTGGCTCAGGGACAAGGTGGCTGTGAAGGGAGCAGCGTAAGGTAAGAGCACCCTGGGAGGTCTCATGTCCCCTCGGGCCCCACCCCCAACAGATCCTGAGAGCAGGTCCCCAGGGAATGAGGGCTTtggcagggaaggagggggctGCAGAGCCGCACTGCTTACCTCGGGGGTCTAAAGGAATATTGTATGTGTCCCCAAGAACTACGGAGTGAAAGGCAGTGcacacagaggggacagagggagacagaggagggagaaagatgCAAAGTGCAAAAACAGGTTAGAAATGGCTATGTCACCCCGAGTCAAGCAGACCTCTCCCCATGACagccagacacagacacagacacagacaggcAGCACACAGCAGGGCAAGCCCTTTTAAGACCAGGCAATACACTGGAATGCAGATGTGGAGAACCACAGGGCAGAGGCAGCCCCTTAGCTCCTTGTCCCCAAGATGGGTCAGAGGGGAGACCTGGGAACCACGGGGTGTGGAATGAGTTGGAGGAGTGCTCATCTTTACTGCCAACCTCCCATGCTCTAGTTCCAGGGTGGTGGCCAGCGGGAGGACACCCAGCTGACCCTGAGACACCAGCCCACCAAGGGTCAGACTGATTAAGAAAACAGGTAGACACAAGAAGAATTAGAGAAATgtggaaggaggggagggcaggaagggTGCTTCAGACCAGCAGTGCCTTCCCAGAGCAAGGATGGCCATGAATGcaaggaaaagggctggggggccaATAAAGAGATGGCAAACTTCGCTCTTCTGATATTCAGTCTGGGAAGGCCCAGTGGGCTCAGGGTCCCCCACAGGCTGTCTCTAGCCCACTCCACACACCGGAGGAGTTCCCGCCCCAAGCCCTGCCCTCACCCTATGAAGGTCAATTCTTTTGGGGGGCTAATCCATGTTCCCAGGCAAGAAGGAGCATTGGGGCAGACAGGGTCAGCTGGGTGCTGAGTACCTTGGGAGGCCAGCATGGCACCTGCTGTCTCCTGGAAGTCTAGGAGCTGCTGCAGGAAGAGGATGGCCTGGTGGGGGGACACAGTCCAGGAGGAAGGTCAGGGGCAAGGCCCTTCTGCCAGTGAGAAGGTGGCTAGAAGCTTCATGTTTCACCCTTTGGGGGCTCTGGCTACCCACAGGCCCTGTCTGTTAAAGATGCTACACACCTCACCAATTATCTTCCACCAGGATGTGGCTCTAAGCCAGGTCAAGTCCCCTCCCCTGGTGCTGTGCCCAGGGTCTGGACTGAACACCACTTTTCCCCATTTCCCCAGGGGTCCTCGGGCAGCACTTACATTGCTTGTGAGCTCATGCACAGTGCCGTCCTTGGGCATGTTGTATTCCTTGTCTGGATCATTCTGTGGAAAAGACAGCTCCTGGTTCTCTGCAACAGCTTCCATAGGCAACCTCAAGCCCACCCCATGCCCCCATTAGTCTGTTCATGGTGCCACTTCCTGATCTGTCAGGTTAGGATGTCCATCAGCCTCAGAGGCTGAGCAAGAAATCAAGACAATAGTGTCTGACCTCCGAGGGCTccaggagggaaagggggatTGAAAGGGGACCAGCAGCACCATGGTTTTCCTACAGGGCAAGCCTATCCCTCTTGCAGGTCTGCTCTCTGAGGAGTCCCCAGAGACATATCagcaggccaggcctggtggtagTAGAGGAAGGGAAGGCAGATAGATACCTTGATGTTGTCCGCAAAATCCTCCAGTGCTTTGGCTCCAATGGTCTCCATGGAGGTGATGAGGCTAGGCAACTTATTTTTGGTGCTGGCGGCCGTGCCCTGAGAAAGCACACTGCTGCACACCCTAGCCAAAGCCAGAGCCTACTGCTCTCCACAGTGGGCTGTGCgtgtccctgcccccaccccaggagaCTGACTCTCCAGCAAGGTAGCCACCAATTCTCCTTGAATCACCCTGTAAGCATCTAGACATGCCCAGGACCCTACAGAAACTGCTTCCATTCATGCAAAAGAGAGGTGCAGAGCACAGAATGAGATTCAGGGAGGAGTTGGGGAGGCCATATGGGGAGGCAGCATTCCTCCTTACTGTGTGTCCCCAAGGGCCTCTCCACTCACATACCTGAAGCACCTGGTCAAACTCAGGCTTGGTCTGCTTAAGGTGCCTCAGGATGGGGAAGACTGTGAGTACCGTGGAGAAGTCATGGCGAATGATGGCCTTCCGGGCAGCAGACACAATGTTCTCCCCCTCAATCATCAGCCCATCCAGGGCGTCCTGGGAGAAGGACAAGGAGGCAgctcagggaggggcagagggagagagatgatTTCTAGGGATGACAATAGGAAGCCAGTGTGCTGTGGCAGGAAGATGGGAAATAACAAAGTACACAGTAGCCACCTAGGACAGTGCTCTAGGCCACAAGCTGGAGATAAGGGCTCAGGACAACAGGCCTGCCCCACACTCAGAGCCTGTACAGATAGCTTTGCTGAGGCTCTGCTCTGTTCAGAGCCTCTGGGTAGGGCGAGGTAGGGCAGGACCTGTATCAAGGAGTCAAAGGTCTTCTTCTGATGGTGCTCTGGGATGATCTCTGTCAGCAGTTGGTACTCGCTCAGGGCCAGCTTGACAAAAGCACTGACGCAGTGAATGTAGGCATCAGTCTCCACATCCAGCATGTCATCTCTCCCTGAGGGAACAGTAgtgctcctgagctgctggtctGGGGAAAGCCACTCACCCTGTGGGGGAAGGGGCAGTGGACCTCCCCAGTTCCTGTCCTGTAGCACAGACTGGccacaggcccagggctgggggggATCAGGAGCTAAGACCAGCCTTCATCCTGGCTTCATTGTCAGCTTCTTGCAGACAGTATGTGTGTCCCCAGAGCATCAGATACTAGAGGTGGTAGGAGAAGGATAAACGGAGAGGAAGGGCGACCCCTAAACCTACTTCCTAGATAAGGCCTGTTGGACCCCAGGTCTAAGAATTCTGAATTGTGCCTGGAAGAGGGCAGCTCAGGATAGGCAGGCAGCAGTGCCCATCTCCCAGAGGCAGGTACTGGGGTCCTCTCTTTGAGAAAATGCTGGGCTCATGAAAGCCATCACCAGCCAGCCAGGCCTTCTGGAACGTGTAAGAGGGCAGTGGGCTATGGCTTAGAGACTAACTGACCTCAGCTCAAAATCTGGGAGGAAGTATGTGGGCCCCCGAGAGGAAGGGTTCCTTGGTGGTAGGCTGCCCCAGGAAGAGACCACATCCCACTGttggaggctgggggagggtgcCTGCAGACAAAGCCAGCGCAAGACAGCTTGGTCCTACATGCTGAGGGACAGGCTCCAAGGAGACAGACACCAGGGCTCCTTGCCCTCGAGGGACCTTCCCTCCTGCCTGCTTTTTGAGCATCGAGCTGCAGCTTCTCCCCTCGCTGGGCCCTAagagccaggcaagcactccCATCTCAAGAGGAGCAAGAAGACCTAGTGCCCAAAAGAGACCAGAGCGAAAGTGAGGCTGTAGGCCTGGCCCATCCTTGGAGCATagcaggcctggctgggcaggcAGGAGCAGGCCATCCGGGGACCACTGCAAAGGCAGTGTCAGCGGCTACCCTGAGGCTGGGCTACGGTACTCACCGGCCAGTGGCCCGTGCTTGTCGTTCAGGGCCTCGGACAGGTGCTTAACTCGGAAATCATGCTCGTGACCTAGCAAGACGACGGCCGCACAAATACAAGCAGCGTTTATCCAGGGGCTAGGAAGCTGCCTTGGGGCATGGGGAAGAAGCCCTTGAACTCCAGAAGGGGGATGGGAGATGTGGCACAGGGAAGGGAGCATCGGGGAGGCCTCCGAGCCCCTCCTCTGCCTCAAACCACCACGGGAACAGCCGTTTCAAGCCTGATTTGCAGCGATTGCCCAGGACCATCCCTGGCTGCTTGTTTCCCTGAGCCTGGAGGCTGAGAGAAAGATGGGTAGACCCAGGAGAGTGTGATGCTCAGCCCCAGGGGGCTTGCCCAGCTCACTGTCTTTGGGAAGAGAACCAAGTAAGAGAGGGCAAATAGGGGCGATCTTCCTTTGCTTCCCAGGTTGATTCTTATGAAGGACGCTTGAGTCCACCAGGGCAGCTGATCTGGCTGTCCCTACCCAGACAGGAGGGGGGGATGTGGCCTCCAGACAGCCTATCCCCTTGCTGCACACAGCCCCCTTCCTAAAGAGGTGGCTGGCCAAGAGGCCTCACCAACTTGGTCCTGCCACTGCTGGTCTGAGCGTGAAAGGGCTGCCCCAAGACAAAGAATTTTCTCTGAGTTCACACGGGAGACAAGGACAGAGACAGGGAATGGGGAATGGGAAGCCTcagggagggcagagctgccAACAGCCAGACAGGGCCAAGCAGAGCCACAAAACTGTCCCTGTGCCTGTTGAAGTCTAAGCGGCATTAGGAACTTGCCATTCCCACCCTGCCCACCTCTGGGGTTTCTTCTGAGGCCCTCCTGGGGGAGGCTCTGCCCTGCCAAGTGATTGGACACACAGTGGAGGAAGGAACAGGAGGGGAGCACGGGGTGATTACCTTCCAGAGGAATGAGGTTAGAGCCCCCCTTTTTCCCATCTAGACCATGCTGGGAATACTGTTTCAGAAGGTTCTGAGCCTTACGGATCGTCCCTGTCACCAGAGCCACACAGAGAGGAGATAAGAAGACCTAGGAAATGAGTGAGAGAAAACAGCAGCGGCCTCCACCTGCCCGGCCCACGCCGCCCCAATAGCGAGCATGCCCCTCTACACCTCTCCCAGCAGGCCCTTCACCAGGGCCACCAGAGACCCCAAGGTTGGAGAGAAGAAAACGTTTCATCCTCCAAATGTAGCTCTGGGCTCTGCTGTTGACCCTCATTGTGCTGGATTTGAGTTCCCTTTAGGAAGTGCAGAGGATGACAGAGATAAGAGGACAAAGATCCATCAGGTGAAGTCCAAAGTAAAAAACTCAACTGAGCGGCATTTTAATCAGTATGGATGAAGGAGCTAGTGATGAAACTTTCATAAACCAAGGGCATGACCTAACCCCTGGGGCCCCCTGGAAGCCCCTGGAAGTCAGCCCCAAAATCCAAGGCAGAGTCCCCGAGCATGCTCAAGTGTTGGGACTTAGGCCAAACAGCAGTCCATGGCAAGCAGCCCTTGGGAGGTGGTGAGATGGGATTGAGCTTCTTGTGGAGCTGTGCCCCAGACAGGCTCAGCAACCCAGAACAGCAGACCCCACACCAGGGGAGTTCCCCAAACCACCACAGCAATGGGAACAAACTGAAAAGCTAGGAAGGGGCTAACAGAAGCCACCACccaagaggaagagcaggaggacaGTGCACATGCTCTTGGCAAGGGGGGAAAAAGAACAGTTAGTATCACAAGTGAAAACAATGCAACAGAACTGCCAGTCCACAGCCTCTGGGGTCAGCGCCTGCAAGAATGAGACATCTCGGGGAGGAAAATGTGGGCATGAAAAATAGCACTCAATCAGACAGGTACAGCTACCTCGCTGACAAAATGTACTGGGGTAGGGGAGGCCACCATGAGCCTAAGTTGGTCCATCTTCCCTGGAGAACCCTCCATGTATCTGACTGTGGTGAGACTGCCATGTCCTGGCAGCTCCCCACAAGGCTGGGGGAGACAGGGCAGGGCCCAGATGGCTCATTCTTTCTGTCCGCACTACATCACAATTAGCTACTGATAACCCAGCTGGGCGGGCCTGGCTCACATCTGTCTCCCCTGTGTTCCCTACTTCAGTGAGCACCTCACTAATGAGCAAATCATATTCCTGCCTCACCAGGATCGGGGATGCTAACCTGGCAGCTGCCAAACCTATTAGGGGCCTAATTACCAGGGCCCAATGTTGAGGTCACTGACAAGACCTCTTTGCTCCTCTCCTTAGAGCTGGGAACAGATGTTCAGGAACAGAAGCTTGACACCCTGGTCTTGATCTCAGGCCTGAGCCCACCAGCTCCTGCCAACTCTGAAAATGCCACAAGACCATAGGAGTCCTCACAGCCAATTTCCTGCTTGTACCTCTGCCACAAGGAAAGATTAGGTTCATTTCAATCCCCAAGGTCAGATCCTCTTCCCAAAAGGCCTCTGCGGCCCCCAATGACCGGAGGGCACTTCTGGGGCAGTTCAAGCAGGGTTACAGGGCCTCCAGTGAGCCTGTCAGAGAATAAGGCAGAAGAAGTGAGCACAGAGCAGCTGAGGCCTGGCAGCTGGGCAGCCTCATGGGGATAGCTCCTGCTCCATACAACTAAGGCACAGAGACAGACCAGCTGGCTACATAGGCAGCCGCAGCCAAGCAGGCTGGGTTAGTAGAGTCACTGCAGCAAGTTCTTTGGGGACAGCCAGGACATCCACTCAGAGGGGAGAAGATAGCACACTTCCTGCCTGGTTCCTGCAGCCCAACTCCCTAATGCTCTGCTCCTCACTTGTGCCCCTGAGGGCAGCTTCCACTGGCCTCACCTCCCAACCCTAATCAAAGGCCTGAGGAGGAGCAGGTGATCTCATCAGTGTGAACAGACACCTTGCTCTCTCAGGGGCACAGCAGCTAGGCCCTGGAGAAACAGGGAGTGAGCTCTCCCACCTGCTGTCGCAACACCACATCTCCTGGGCAGTGCCTACCGAGGTGCCTGCAGCTGTAGCTGGGGTGACCCAAGGTGGGTGCAGTTCCTGGCTTCACTGGCTGCTTCCCATGCTACTAGCTCACTAGCCCCAACCCTGGGACATTCAGTCTCTCTTGGAACCAAGGGCAGCATTTTCCAGGCAGAGACAGCCAGGCTCGCCAAGCCATGGCTGACACACAGAGACAATGTCCACCTGGAGCAAAGGCTACAGGGGACATAACAACAGGAGAAAGAACAGTGTGCTGCTTCTAGAACACCAATGACCATAAACCCAAACCTCTCTCCATGCTGGGCCCTTCAACAACTTCCATAACCAGGCATGGTCTTTGAATTGGAGTCCAAAAGCAAGTCCGAGTTCTTCCAAGAAGATGGTTTGGGATTTCTTTCCTTTCGGGACTGACTGTAAAAGTATAAaccctccccagcctcttctcCACTGTGCATCACTTCGAGTCCCCCTGGCTTTCTGGAAGGTAAAAGCTGGAGAGCTTGCCCATCCTCTCCCATTGTCAGGGTGGCAGAAGCACCTGGCCTCCCAACAGAACaatgaaggaagaggaaggggcctCCCAATTGGCTCTGTCACCACACCTCAGGAGGGCTAACTGAACACATCTGTGACCCCTCATTCCAAAGACACTATGTAACTCTCAGACTGGTGGGTATCAGGGCCTCACTccacagggccttgctgaggggGAAGACCCTTCATTTCTGTCCTGTGTACCTATAGCTGGGGTCATCAAAAAGACAAGTTATGGAGGGATCTGAATTTGCTGACTCCAGGGTAGACAAAAGCAATCCCAGGTTCTAGGCAGCCCTCTAGCTGTTGCTTAAATGGCCAAGGTCGGACCTCACCTGGCCGCTTGACTGGCTTCTTAGTGGGTGTGTCCTTCCTCTTGTTGGGGATGGCAGGGGAGTAGGGAACCCCAGAGGAAGAACTGCTCTTGCGGAAATGTTCCTTCAGGCCCTTGATGGAGCGGTCCAGCTGGCTGGAGCGAATCTGATAGTAGACGTTCATGAAATCTGTGGAGAGAGCAACACAGGTATGGCAGCAGGGTTCCTACTGCTGCTTGCCACAGTACCATACTTCCCCCAGGGCAGCAGCAGAGCCCTGTATGGCTTCTGGCTAACCCTGTTCTAGCATATGCTTTGGCTCAAAGTCACCCATGTGGCCTCATCTCAACcatgcaaaatttcaaagagaaaaccaTTCTCAATAGAACTGATAATGAGATGTAAGTTTTGCACAGtaagcttattttaaattttttaaaaaaagttaacatcCAGATTTAACTTGGTAAAAGGGTGTAATTTATATGAGGTAAAAGGGCAATAAATtatcaatgaatgaaaaaatatcatatcttcagccattaaaaaatggaagttagggctggggttgtagctcagtggtagagtgcttgccttgcatgcgtaaggccctgggtctgatcctcagcaccacataaaaatgaataaatgaagatactgtatccaactacaactaaaaaataaagagttcaaagccagcctcagcaaaagtgaggcgcaaagcaactcagtgagaccctgtctctaaataaaatacaaaatagggctggggatgtggctcagtggttgagtgcccctgagttcaatctctggtaccaaaaaaaaaaaagcaaattagcAGGGTTGGtgacgcatgcctataatcccagcagctcaggagggtgaagcagaaggatcacaagttcaaagccagcctcagctaaaagaggtgctaagcaactcagtgagaccagtctccaaataaaatacaaaataggggtggggatgaggctcggtggtcgagtgtccctgagttcaatccctgtacctcacaaaaagaaaaagcaaattagctaggcatggtggtgtgtgcctgtgatCTCAAatatttaggaggctgagtcaggccAAAATGGACAACTTAgggagattctgtttcaaaacaaaaattaaaaggtctgggaatatagctccatggtaaagcctcctgggttcaatccctggtctctctctctctctctcactctctctcacacacacacacacacacacacacaccaaatttaaaaaaatagagaaaatagaagttATAGTTTGGAAAGCCATCTGTGAAATGCATGAGGACCTCTTCTCAGCACTGCAGCCAGGGAGGGAAATAGGTCTGGCAGTGGCAGTGGGAACTTCCTGTGGCTCTCTCATGGAGACAGACCACCCAATGCACATGACCTTCCATTGGGCTAGAAAGGTCCCTCATAGTAGCACCGGAGATGGACATAACCCATTAGGAACTGAGCAGCCTACCTGCCCCCACCGTTATCCTATTCTGGGAAAAACTTTCTTTAGAATTTCTTTGATGTcttccaatataaataaagcaggtgtGGGCTCCTTTGTATGTTAGAAGCTGGACCCATCTGGTTAGGTTGTCTGTCCTGCCCTAGCTTTGAAACTagtttctgtgttctgtggttaTTTCGCCgttttatttctcttagcctTTATTTCTCAGCCAGTCCATTCCACTGCGCAGAACATGGGTGGTAATATAGCCAGGTGGAGTGGCACAGCCTTAGTCCCAGCTATTtcggaggcagaagcaggagtcACTTCAGCCGagaagttcaaggctggcctgggcaacatagtaaaaccttatctcaaaaaaatgaaaaaatagggactggggttgtggctcagcagtagagctcatgcctagtgcatgtgaggcactgggttcaatcctcagcatcacatatgaataaataaaaataaaggtattgtgtccacctacaactaaaatattttatatatacatatatacatatatatatatatatatatatgaaaaaataaaggaaaaggaaagagctggggatatagttcagtggtagaacacttgcctagcatgtgtgaggttctgggttcaaccccagcactggaggggtggggggggagcCCAATCAAATagcaaaaatgataaaattaataaagactaATAAAGACTAAGTATATATGGAACTGTAGAACTGTCAATAAGTCCCTTGACTGGCATCAACCCGAGAAGCAGCTGGcaatagcaattattttttttgcagtgctggggattgaacccaggggtgctctaccactgagctacatccccagccctttgctttttttggtgccagggattgaactcaagggcacttaaccacttagctcATCAGGATAATCAGAGAGCACATACTGACAATATGGTTATTCAGACACACTAACTAAGAGTTAGTAACTTGTAACTAATTTTACAAGTGTAAAATGGACTATCTAgggaacttttatttttcagaaattttgcttatctcaagtttttttttttttttttttttttaatctcaaagagTGGCTAAAGAAATGAtactgggctggagttgtggctcagtggtagagtacttgcctggcatgtgaagcactgggttcaattctcaaccataagtaaataaacaaacaaacaaataaataaaatgaacgtccatcgacaactaaaatatatgtattaaaaagaaagaaagaaaggaaaacaaaagaaatggtaTCTTCACACCATAAAATATTATGCAGCTTTTAAAACTGATGAAGCCAAATTTACATGTACTGATATGAAACAATCTCAAGGCATAcaatggagttaaaaaaaaataacaggacaGTGTTTAAAACACtgtagatggggctggggatgtggctcaagcggtagcgcgctcgcctggcatgcgtgcggcccgggttcgatcctcagcaccacataccaacaaagacattgtgtccgccgagaactaaaaaaataaatattaaaaattctctctctctctctcctctctcactctctctttaaaaaaaaaaaaacactgtagaTATTTCACAGTGTTTAATGCATAAACACTGTATGAATAAATGTAGAACATTTGGTTGTGAAGCAAGGACGTGCACATATTTAATCtctcaaacacaaacacacatacagtGGCATAAATTTTCTGGAGGGGTATAAATCAATCTTCATAGTGCTCCTCTTTGGCTGATGATGCCATAGGCATCAAGGAAGTAGGGGCCTCACTTACTTTTCACTGACGGCTTTCTGTTGACTCAAAATTTTACAACTAAGTAAAAAAGTTCAGAAACATAAAAGTTTTAAGTATATAAAGAAAAGCTTTGGttgggctaggggtatagctctaTGGTACAGGGCTTGCCTTgaacacatgaggccctgggtaaTCCCCAGcagtgcaaaaaaataaaaaataaaaacaaaacaaaagcttggATTTGGCTAGATTCACAATTTGATATATAAGCTATTGAATTATTGCTcatattttttaaggatttttttttaaagaaagaggagaggaagagagggagagagagagagagagagagagagagagagagaattttttttaatatttatttttcagttctcagcagacacaacatctttgtttgtatgtggtgctgaggatcgaacccgggtcgcatgcatgccaggcgagtgcgctactgcttgagccacatccccagccccttattgctcatattgtttcctattgaacctccttttatttaaaaaaaaaaaaaaaaaaaaaggtgggggccgggggtgtagctcagtggtaaagtacctgcctagcatgcatgaggccctgggtttgatccccagaagtacgaaacaaaaaggaaaaaaaatccagataggTTAAGAATAAAGAGGGAATGGAAAAATTCCCATTCCCTCTGGTCTGCTATCAGGCAGAGCCAGTAGGCAACCTCTCACCTTGGTTGCGGCCGTATTCTACCAGCCAGCGGGAGATTCGGACCACATCCCGGAGCACACTTTCAGGCAGGTGCTCCAGGGCTACATCCTCCTGGACCTCCAGCTCGTCATCGCCACTGATCAGATCCAAGATGAGCACAGGGGAGACGATCTTACTGTGCCGCGTCATCAGGCTACGGAACTCAGACTCTAGGGACTCCTTGCCCCGCTCAAATAGCAGCTTCTGCAGGGACAGCAGAAGGAAGCAGGTTGCTGCTGC includes:
- the Exoc7 gene encoding exocyst complex component 7 isoform X2, which codes for MIPPQEASARRREIEDKLKQEEETLSFIRDSLEKSDQLTKNMVSILSSFESRLMKLENSIIPVHKQTENLQRLQENVEKTLSCLDHVISYYHVATDTEKIIREGPTGRLEEYLGSMAKIQKAVEYFQDNSPDSPELNKVKLLFERGKESLESEFRSLMTRHSKIVSPVLILDLISGDDELEVQEDVALEHLPESVLRDVVRISRWLVEYGRNQDFMNVYYQIRSSQLDRSIKGLKEHFRKSSSSSGVPYSPAIPNKRKDTPTKKPVKRPGTIRKAQNLLKQYSQHGLDGKKGGSNLIPLEGRDDMLDVETDAYIHCVSAFVKLALSEYQLLTEIIPEHHQKKTFDSLIQDALDGLMIEGENIVSAARKAIIRHDFSTVLTVFPILRHLKQTKPEFDQVLQGTAASTKNKLPSLITSMETIGAKALEDFADNIKNDPDKEYNMPKDGTVHELTSNAILFLQQLLDFQETAGAMLASQETSSSATSYSSEFSKRLLSTYICKVLGNLQLNLLSKSKVYEDPALSAIFLHNNYNYILKSLEKSELIQLVAVTQKTAECSYREHIQQQIQTYQRSWLKVTDYIAEKNLPVFQPGVKLRDKERQMIKERFKGFNDGLEELCKIQKAWAIPDTEQRDKIRQAQKNIVKEAYRAFLHRYGSVPFTKNPEKYIKYRVEQVGDMIDRLFDTSA